The following nucleotide sequence is from Lysobacter panacisoli.
CAACTCCCGTCGAAAGATGTACCTGACCCCTTCCTTGATGCCTGCTAGGTACATTCGAGGAACGCGTCAGCACGTGACCCGCTCACAACTCCGCCTAACTCGGAAATGAAGTGGTCGAGCAAGATCGGCTCACTGACGAGATACATCTTGGCCTCGCTCGCGACCTCTCCGACAGAAAACTCGCTGAACTCGGATTGCTGATGAGTCGAAATGAAGAGCTTCCCCGGTGAGCGGAAATGCAACCTCGCATGAAAGGCCCCATTGGCGTACTCAGGACCGAATTCCCCAACACGAAAGTCGGAGATTCCGCCATGAATGCGATCGCGAAAGGCCCTGAGCTGATCGACCAGTTCCCCGAGGCGCGCATGCCCTGCATAAGCAGTGCTGTGGAACGACGAGTCCTTGTCGGTCACAACGATTCGAAGCTCAACAACATCGTCGTCCGACCAGATCCTTGAAATGAATATCCCTTGCTGCATCGCTCACCTAAAAAGACGGATAGAAGTGGGCCAGGTTCAATTCGGTCGTTGAAGAAGGTACCTAGGAAATTGAGGCATGTTCAATTCCACCGTCAAAGAATAGCTGCCCTCCTTCCAGGATCGCCGACGAAAGGCCTCAAGCGCGAACTGCCCCTACTCTCTATTTCATGGCCTCACCGCATCAGCTGATGCCCGATCTTCGCGACGAACTCATCCAGGTCTGTCGAATCGGTATTGGCGAGGATGATCACCGTCGTGTCGCTGTCCAGGAAGCGGTACAGCTGAGTCTGTGCGCCCATGATTCTCCCGGGCCGCTTGGCGACGCGATACGTCCGTCCGTTCGCCTTGGTCTCGTACACCCATAAACCAAGGCCGTATTCGTCCAGTCCCGGCTTCAGGAGTTGCGTCATCGAATCGGCGCTCAGGAGCTTCCCGCCAAACAAGGCATTGGAGAACACCAACAGGTCATCTGCCGTCGAGTACATCGCCCCGGATGCATACCAGTTCTCAGGATACGCCGGCAGGTCGGGCGTCATGGCTCCGCCGTCCTCGCGCCTGAAATACGTATCGGCCAGTCGCGACACGATCTGGTCCTGGCGGAGCACGCCGCTGTCGTGCATACCGAGCGGGACCAGGATCCCTCGCTTCAGCGCTTCTGCAAAGCCCTGCCCTTGCGTCCGCTCGATGATCTTGCCGAGCACCACGTAGTCGGCATTGTTGTACTCGAACTTGGTTCCCGGCGCCGCAACCAGTTTGCCGCTCGCGTAGAGCGACAGCAGCGCGTCGCTGCTGTGCGGTAACTGGTACACCGGCATGCCATCGCGGATGGCCGATGCGCCATCGGTGACCTGGTCGTAACTGGGCAGCCCCGAGGTGTGGCCCAGCAGTTGTCGCACGGTCACCTTGTCCGCTGCCTCGCCCGTGTAATCGGGAAAGTACGTGCGAACAGGCTTGTCGAGGTCCAGCTTTCCCTGATCGCGCAGCTGCAGGATCAGCGTGCTGGTGAACAGCTTCGTGATCGAGGCCACTTTGTAACGCGTACGCGCATCATTGGGCTGGTCGAATGCGATGTTGGCCAAGCCGAAGCTGTGCCGATAGATCACCTTGCCGCCCTGCTGCACCAGGATCGTCCCGCTGAAGCCGTGGTCCCGGGCATAGGCTGCGATGAACTCGTCAGGCGGCGCAGCTTGCGCCCGCATCGCCACGAGCGCCAGGAAAAGGGCGGCGGTGTAAAGGAGACGGCTCATGGCACCCTCGCACGACGCGGAAACCCGCTGATCGGGGAAGGGATACGTGCGGATTCCCGACGGTTGCAACCCGCCCAGGCCCCTCGGCAAAGCGCCGTTACCTCCCCTAAGAACGTCCGCTTTGGGTCGAAAGCGGACGTTACAGCTCTGGAACCACGTCTACGTCCAGGTCGGCATCAATCGCGGCGAGCGCAGCAATCGTGGCTCGATCCAGATAGAGCCCTGCAGGCGCTTCGCCTTCCACAAGGTAGCGCGCAACGACGGCTGTTATGGATATCTTCCCAGCACACTCACGATCGCGGAGCACCTCCGCAGCAAGCGTGACGTCGTCAACGAACCTCGACGCAACATCGCACTCAGACTCGATGCGGCGAGTGACCCAGTACACAAGCGGAACACTATGGAACGGCATACCGTCATGCTTGCGCCGCTTACGCTCTACCGACAGCGGAGCGAGCATTGAGTCCACTTCCTCCGCGTCCGTTTCCCCCAGCTTCTCGATACGCAGATAGCAAACTGTGCGCATAGGCCCTCCGTAGGCGATGACCGCTTTGGTCGAAAGCGGACATTACCACCCGGCTTCGCGATCGCGCCGGACTCACGGTTGCGCGCCCGGACAAGACTGCGCGCCCCAGCAAGCGTAGCCCGGGTAAGGCCGCAGGCCGCACCCGGGGATCGCGATGATGGGAAGCCGCCGGGTGCGCTTCGCTTACCCGGGCTACGCGCTACGCGCCGGCCTGCACGTGCGCGTGCACGCATCGCGCGCTCGTCGCGAGGTGCGTCCATTGTTCCGCTTCGTCCAGTGCGGAGCCGGCGTGTTGCAGCAGCACGCGCACGTCGGTGGGCGGGGCGCCGGCTTCGGGCAGGCGCGAGGCGATTTCCATCAGTTGCCGCGCGCGCAGCTGGCAGAAGCCGTTGAGGCGTGCGGCGTGTTCGTCGATGCAGCGGAGGTCTTCCGGCGCGCAGTGCAGGAGCAGCGCGTGGTCGATGTTGGGAACGTCGTCATCGTGGAGGATGCCGATGAGGTCGGCGAGGCATTCCGAAGCGGTGAATCGCGAATGCAGGTCGAGCGCGGTGCCGTGCGCGTCGCCTGTTGCGTGTCCGATCAAATCCGTTGCGTGACGTTGCGTGCTGCCATCGTGATGCATGAGTCGCTCCATTGACTGGGATGCCCTGCGGCGGATGCCGCAGGGGTGTCGGGAGGCAAAGAACCGCACGAAGTCGGCGGGCAGATTTCCCCTTGCGGGTCTTGTATCGCTGCCGCCCTCCCGACGCAGAGGTCTGCATCGATCGGATTGCGCCTGCGGCACCAGGCACAAAAAACCCACCGGAATTTCGGAGGTGGGCACCGCTTCGCGTGGAGTTCTTTGGCTCCGGCGGCGAGTCTTTTGCAACGCACCGAGCGCAGCAAGGCGAAGATGTCGCATGAAACGCCACGCATGACGCTCCGCGCATGAAGCGCCATGCGTAACGCATCACGCATGAAGCACCGCACCCCTCGCGCGACGCTTTTCGCCCCTCGCGTGGCGCTTTTTTCGCCACGCGTGGCGCTATTTCCTCCGGCGGCGACACTTTTCGCCCTTCGTGCGGCACCTTTTGCGCTTCCGGTGACGCTTTCTGCCTGTCGCGTGGCGCTATTTCCGCCGCGCGTGACGCTTCGTTCCTCTCGTGCGCGGCTTTTCTGCCTTGGGTGCAATGTCCAATGCGTCATGGATGACGCTTTTTTCGCCACGCGCGAGGTTTTTTGTCTCACGCCTGACGCTTTCCGCGCCTCGCATGACGCTGTCTGCCGCACGCATGACGCTTCTTTCCCTTCGCCCGACGCTTTCGGCGGCGTGCATGACGCTTTTTTCGTCGCGCGGCGACGGCCATGCGTAGCCCGGGTAAGGCCGCAGGCCGCACCCGGGGCATGGCCATCACGAGAAGACCCCCGGGTGCGCTTCGCTTACCCGGGCTACCTCGTGCCTGTGCGGTTGAAGCCCGCGCTGCGGCAGGCGTGGACCGCAGGCCCCGTGCCGACACTCATCGGAGGCTTGACACCCTTCAATATTTCCATGATTCTGGAATTATGAAAACAGACACCGCCCTCAAGGCCCTTACCGCCCTCAGTCACGAGGCCCGGCTGTCCGCCTTCCGTGAGCTGGTCCAGGCCGGGCCGGACGGATTGTCGGTCGGGGAATTGCGCGATCGGCTCGACCTTCCGCCCGCCACACTCACCGCCCAGCTCAACATCCTGCGCCATGCCGCGCTGGTGCACGACGAGCGCGAGGGGCGTGTCATCCGGGTGCGCGCCAACTATCTGCAGATGAACGACCTCATCGCCTATCTCACCGAGAACTGCTGCAGCGGCCAGGCCGTCTGCGAGCCCGCCAGCGGCTGCACGCCGCGAAAGAAAGGAGCCGCGAAGTGAACCGTTTCCACGTACACCTCAACGTATCGAACCTGGACGACAGCATCCGCTTCTACTCGCAGCTGTTCGCCACCGCACCGGCCGTCGTGAAGGGCGACTACGCCAAGTGGATGCTCGAAGACCCGCGCGTGAATTTCGCCATCTCCACCACCGGACGCACGCCGGGCATCGATCATCTGGGGATCCAGGTGGACAGCGGCGAGGAACTCGCCTCGCTCGGCCAGCGCCTCGATGCGGCCGGCAGCACCGTCGTACCCGAGCCCGATGCGACCTGCTGCTACGCGCGCTCCGACAAGATGTGGACCGAAGATCCGCAGGGCACGCGCTGGGAGACCTTCCACACCTTCGGCGATGCCGTGACCTACTACGCCGCGGACAACGCCTGTTCGAACGACGGCGCCGCGTGCAGTCCGGGACCCGCCGTCGCGCAGGCGAATGCGGAGCGTGCCGGCGGATGCTGCGTGCCGGCCTCGGGCTGCTGCTGAGGACGCCATGAACCTGCACTCCCCGCTTCCCCACGAACAGCAGGCGATCCGATCGCTGCTCACCGCCGCCGCGTTGCCCGTCGAAGATCTCGATGACGCGAAGGTGCAGTTCATCGTCGCCACCGAGAACGACGAGGCGGTCGGCGCGATCGGACTGGAATCGTTCGCCGACGCAGGCCTGCTGCGCTCACTGGTCGTTCGCGCCGATCTGCGCGGGAGTGGCATCGGCGGCCGTCTGGTCGACGCACTGGAATCCCTGGCGCGCGAGCGCGGCGTCGACCGTCTCGTACTCCTGACGCAGACCGCCGCGCCGTTCTTCGCCGGGCGTGGCTATCGCGTGATCGATCGCGAAGCGGCACCGGAAGGTGTCCGCACCAGTGCGGAATTCCGTTCGCTCTGCCCCGCGTCCGCCACCTGCATGCTCAAAGACCTGGATTGATTGACGATGAAACGTGTCCTGTTCGTGTGCGTTGAAAACGCAAACCGCAGCCAGATGGCCGAAGCGTTCGCGCACATCCACGGTGGCGATGCCGTGGAAGCGTTCAGCGCGGGCTCGCGTCCGTCCGGCGTGATCAACCCCAAGGCGATCCGCTTCATGTCCGAGCTGGGCTACGACCTGACCCGGCACGGATCGAAATCGCTCGACGAGATCGACGGCGAGTTCGATGCCGTCATCACGATGGGCTGCGGCGACGACTGCCCGTGGGTGCCGGCCAAACGGCGCGAGGACTGGGGACTTCCCGACCCCAAGCACATGGACGACGACGGTTATCGCGCCGTGCGCGACGAGATCTCCGCCCGCGTCAAAGCACTGCTGGACGCGTTGTGACGTCGCTTTCGCGCAGGCTCACGGCGGAGTTCATCGGCACTGCACTCCTGCTCACGGCGGTCGTCGGCTCCGGCATCATGGGACAGACGCTTTCGCGCGGGAACGATGGCATCGCGCTGCTGGCGAATGCCGCCGCCACGGCCGGCGCGCTGTACGTACTCATCGTGATCTTCGGGCCGATCTCGGGCGCGCACTTCAATCCCGTGGTCACCGTCGCCATGCGGTTGCGTGGCGAACTGGGTCGCACCGAGGCCATCGCCTGCATTGTCGTGCAGCTGATTGCCGCGGTGGCAGGCGTGCTACTGGCGCACGCCATGTTCGACCTGCCGTTGATCCAACCGGGCACGCATGTCCGCACCGGCTGGCCGCAATGGGGCAGCGAAGCAGTGGCGACGTTCGGACTGCTGCTGACGATCCTGCTGGGCATGCGCCATCGACCGGCGGCGGTGCCTGCCCTCGTGGCGAGCTACATCTTCGCCGCGTACTGGTTCACTTCAAGCACCTCGTTCGCCAATCCCGCCGTGACCGTTGCCCGCGCGCTTACGACGACTTTCGCAGGAATCAGGCCGATCGATGTCGCCGGCTTCATCGCTGCGCAGGCGGTTGGCGCTGTCGTCGCGATCATGGCTGCGAAGTTGCTGCTGTCCGAGGAAGATGCGCGCCTTCGGGCCGGTTGATTGCAGACCAGCCGATCCGCCGCTCCTTCCTGAAGCGTCGCGATACTGAACAGGGAAGCAGCAGATCAGCGCGGCGCCGTTCGTCGAGAAGGGGGAAATCGGTCGCGGCGCGAATCGCAGCGGAGCGGTATTCTCCGCCCGCCACTCATGCAGGGACCGATCCCATGCAGAAGTCTCGGAACGAACTGGCCTCCGACCTGTTCGCGATGCGTGCCTCGATGCCGCTCTGGCGTAAATCCCTGAGCGAGGACGAGTTGATGTCCGTCTATCACGATCAGGCGCATCGCGTGCTGTCGTGGGCCGGCGAAGAAGACCGGCAGTGGGTCACGACCCAGTTGAATGCCCTGGTGCCTTCGAAGGCACTCGTGCGCCCCGGCTAGTCATTCACGGC
It contains:
- a CDS encoding aquaporin codes for the protein MTSLSRRLTAEFIGTALLLTAVVGSGIMGQTLSRGNDGIALLANAAATAGALYVLIVIFGPISGAHFNPVVTVAMRLRGELGRTEAIACIVVQLIAAVAGVLLAHAMFDLPLIQPGTHVRTGWPQWGSEAVATFGLLLTILLGMRHRPAAVPALVASYIFAAYWFTSSTSFANPAVTVARALTTTFAGIRPIDVAGFIAAQAVGAVVAIMAAKLLLSEEDARLRAG
- a CDS encoding arsenate reductase ArsC; protein product: MKRVLFVCVENANRSQMAEAFAHIHGGDAVEAFSAGSRPSGVINPKAIRFMSELGYDLTRHGSKSLDEIDGEFDAVITMGCGDDCPWVPAKRREDWGLPDPKHMDDDGYRAVRDEISARVKALLDAL
- a CDS encoding ArsR/SmtB family transcription factor, which gives rise to MKTDTALKALTALSHEARLSAFRELVQAGPDGLSVGELRDRLDLPPATLTAQLNILRHAALVHDEREGRVIRVRANYLQMNDLIAYLTENCCSGQAVCEPASGCTPRKKGAAK
- a CDS encoding ArsI/CadI family heavy metal resistance metalloenzyme, with the protein product MNRFHVHLNVSNLDDSIRFYSQLFATAPAVVKGDYAKWMLEDPRVNFAISTTGRTPGIDHLGIQVDSGEELASLGQRLDAAGSTVVPEPDATCCYARSDKMWTEDPQGTRWETFHTFGDAVTYYAADNACSNDGAACSPGPAVAQANAERAGGCCVPASGCC
- a CDS encoding serine hydrolase domain-containing protein; this translates as MSRLLYTAALFLALVAMRAQAAPPDEFIAAYARDHGFSGTILVQQGGKVIYRHSFGLANIAFDQPNDARTRYKVASITKLFTSTLILQLRDQGKLDLDKPVRTYFPDYTGEAADKVTVRQLLGHTSGLPSYDQVTDGASAIRDGMPVYQLPHSSDALLSLYASGKLVAAPGTKFEYNNADYVVLGKIIERTQGQGFAEALKRGILVPLGMHDSGVLRQDQIVSRLADTYFRREDGGAMTPDLPAYPENWYASGAMYSTADDLLVFSNALFGGKLLSADSMTQLLKPGLDEYGLGLWVYETKANGRTYRVAKRPGRIMGAQTQLYRFLDSDTTVIILANTDSTDLDEFVAKIGHQLMR
- the arsN2 gene encoding arsenic resistance N-acetyltransferase ArsN2, whose translation is MNLHSPLPHEQQAIRSLLTAAALPVEDLDDAKVQFIVATENDEAVGAIGLESFADAGLLRSLVVRADLRGSGIGGRLVDALESLARERGVDRLVLLTQTAAPFFAGRGYRVIDREAAPEGVRTSAEFRSLCPASATCMLKDLD